TACCGCCCCTGGTTCCAGCAGCTGTGCCCGATGGTCGGCTGCCAGGTGCCGACCCGTGTCGACATCTCGCGCATCAAGAGCAGCAACCTGGTGGTACGCAGCCACCCGGACTTCAAGGGCGCGCTGATCGTCGATGCGATCATCTACAACCGCGCGCCCTTCGCCCAGCCGTTCCCCCTGCTGGAGCTGCGCTTCGCCGACCTCAACGGCCAGTTGATCGCCAGCCGGCGCTTCAAGCCCAGCGAATACCTGTCGGGTGAGCTGGCGGGCCGTGGCGAGATGCCCAGCCAGACGCCGATCCACATCGCCCTGGACATCCTCGACCCGGGGCCGAAGGCGGTGAACTACAGCCTGAGTTTCCGTTCGCCGGAATAACCGACAGATGGCAGGGCCGAGTTCTGGCCCCTTCACCCGCAGGAGCGGCTTTAGCCGCGATGCAAACGCCGCGGTGCCTGGCACCCGCTTCGTGGGTGATCGCGGCTGAAGCCGCTCCTACAGAGGTCACGCCAGGTCAATGGGAAACCCAGGCTCACACCCTCGTGTCATAACGCCGCAACTGTTCAGATTTTATCCAGATTCATCTTTATCCGGTCATCGAGAGCGGGTATCATGCCATCCCTTTTTCGAACTCCAATGATTCGGCCCCACAACAGGGAACACCTATGTCGGCGGTACGCATCGGCCCTTACACACTGCAGAACAACCTGATCCTCGCGCCCATGGCCGGGGTCACGGACCAGCCTTTCCGCACACTTTGCAAACGCCTCGGGGCGGGCATGGTGGTATCGGAGATGGTCACCAGCGACATGAGCCTGTGGAACAGCCGCAAGTCGAGCCTGCGCCGCATCCACGAAGGCGACGCAGAGCCCCGCTCGGTGCAGATCGCCGGTGGCGACGCGCAGATGATGGCGGCGGCGGCCCGGGCGAATGTCGAAGCCGGCGCGCAGATCATCGACATCAACATGGGCTGCCCGGCAAAAAAAGTCTGCAACAAAGCCGCAGGCTCTGCTTTATTGAGAGATGAAGCCTTGGTCAGCGAGATCCTCCACGCCGTGGTCGGCGCAGTGGAGGTCCCGGTGACGCTGAAGATCCGCACCGGCTGGGACCGGGCGAACAAGAACGGCCTGAACGTGGCGAAGATCGCCGAACAGGCCGGTATCCAGGCGCTGGCGGTGCATGGCCGCACACGCGCCGACCTGTACACCGGTGACGCCGAGTACGACACCATCGCCGCGATCAAGCAGGCGGTGTCGATCCCGGTGTTCGCCAACGGCGACATCACCTCGCCAGAAAAGGCCCGGGCGGTGCTGGACGCCACCGGTGCCGACGGCCTGCTGATCGGCCGCGCCGCCCAGGGGCGGCCGTGGATCTTCCGCGAGGTCGAGCATTACCTGCGCACGGGCGAGCACCTGCCTGCACCGGCGCTGGACGAAGTGGAACGCATTCTGCTGGAACACCTGGCCGCGTTGCATGCCTTCTATGGCGATGTGATGGGCGTGCGTATCGCCCGCAAGCACGTTGGCTGGTACCTGGCGACCCGACCCGGCGGCAAGGAGTTCCGCAGCCGGTTCAACGCCTTGGAAGACACACAAGCGCAGTGCGCCAACGTTCAGGCCTTTTTCTCTGAACGTCGACAGAGCCTTGGGACAGAGGACGAACAAGGGGTGGCCGCATGACGATGATGACCGAGACATTAGTGAGTGGAACAACGCCCGTGAGCGACAACGCCAACCTCAAGCAGCACCTGAACACGCCGAGCGAGGAGGGCCAGACGCTCCGCGACAGCGTCGAGAAGGCGCTGCACAACTACTTCGCCCACCTGGAAGGCGCCACCGTCACGGACGTGTACAACCTGGTGCTCTCGGAAGTCGAGGCGCCCTTGCTCGAATGCGTGATGAACTACGTCAAGGGCAACCAGACCAAAGCCAGCGAGATGCTCGGGCTCAACCGAGGCACGCTGCGCAAGAAGCTCAAGCAGTACGATCTGTTGTAAGGCCAGAACCCCAACCAAAAAAGGCGCTCATGCAAAAGGCGCCTTTTTTGCTGACTCCACCGCGTTATGGAATCTGAAATGACCGACCAGACTACCCGCCTGCCGATCCGCCGCGCCCTGATCAGCGTCTCCGACAAGACCGGTATCCTCGAATTCGCCCGTGAGCTGCAGCAGCTCGGTGTCGAGATCCTGTCCACCGGCGGCACCTACAAGCTGCTCAAGGATAACGGCGTGAACGCGGTGGAAGTGGCCGACTACACCGGCTTCGCCGAAATGATGGACGGCCGGGTCAAGACCCTGCATCCGAAGATCCACGGCGGCATCCTCGGCCGTCGCGGCACCGACGACGCCATCATGAACGAGCACGGCATCAAGCCGATCGACCTGGTGGCGGTCAACCTGTATCCGTTCGAAGCCACCATCAGCAAGCCGGACTGCGACCTGCCCACCGCCATCGAGAACATCGACATCGGCGGCCCGACCATGGTCCGTTCGGCGGCGAAGAACCACAAGGACGTCGCCATCGTGGTCAACGCCAGCGACTACGCCGGCGTCGTCGATAGCCTGAAAGCGGGCGGCCTCACCTACGCCCAGCGCTTCGACCTGATGCTCAAGGCCTTCGAGCATACCGCTGCCTACGACGGCATGATCGCCAACTACATGGGCACCATCGACCAGTCTAAACAGACCCTGTCGACCGAAGACCGCAGCGAGTTCCCGCGCACCTTCAACAGCCAGTTCATCAAGGCCCAGGAAATGCGCTACGGCGAGAACCCGCACCAGAGCGCGGCGTTCTACGTCGAGGCGAAGAAAGGCGAAGCCAGCATTTCCACCGCCATCCAGCTGCAAGGCAAGGAGCTGTCGTTCAACAACGTGGCCGACACCGACGCCGCGCTGGAGTGCGTGAAGAGCTTCGTCAAGCCGGCCTGTGTCATCGTCAAGCACGCCAACCCCTGCGGCGTCGCGGTCGTCCCAGAAGACGAAGGCGGCATCCGCAAGGCCTACGACCTGGCCTACGCCACCGACACCGAATCGGCCTTCGGCGGCATCATCGCCTTCAACCGCGAACTGGATGGCGAAACCGCGAAAGCCATCGTCGAGCGCCAGTTCGTCGAAGTGATCATCGCCCCGAAAATCTCCCAGGCCGCCCGCGAAGTCGTGGCCGCCAAGCAGAACGTGCGTCTGCTGGAGTGCGGCGAGTGGCCAACCGAGCGTGCCGCCGGTTGGGACTTCAAGCGCGTCAACGGTGGCCTGCTGGTGCAGAGCCGCGACATCGGCATGATCAGCGCCGACGACCTGAAGATCGTCACCAAGCGCGCCCCGACCGAGCAGGAAATCCATGACCTGGTGTTCGCCTGGAAAGTGGCCAAGTTCGTCAAGTCCAATGCCATCGTCTACGCCAAGAACCGCCAGACCATCGGCGTCGGCGCCGGCCAGATGAGCCGCGTCAACTCCGCGCGCATCGCCGCGATCAAGGCCGAGCACGCCGGCCTGCAGGTGCAGGGTGCGGTCATGGCCTCGGACGCGTTCTTCCCGTTCCGCGACGGCATCGACAATGCGGCTAAAGTGGGTATCAGCGCGGTGATCCAGCCGGGTGGCTCGATGCGTGACGCTGAAGTCATCGCTGCTGCCGACGAAGCCGGCATCGCGATGGTATTCACCGGTATGCGCCACTTCCGCCACTAATCAGATACCAGGCCGATCCCCGGCCCCTGTAGGAGCGGATTCATCCGCGATGCGATGCTGGTTCACCGCCGCAATCGCGGATGAATCCGCTCCTACAAGGGCCGGGGATCGCCGCCAGACAGAGGTTTTGACATGAAAGTTTTGATCATCGGCAGCGGCGGCCGCGAGCACGCCCTGGCCTGGAAAGTCGCCCAGGACCCACGCGTCGAGAAAGTCTTCGTCGCCCCGGGCAACGCCGGCACCGCCATCGAAGCCAAGTGCGAGAACGTCGCCATCGACGTCACCGCCCTGGAGCAACTGGCCGACTTCGCCGAGAAGAACGTCGACCTGACCATCGTCGGCCCTGAGGCACCGCTGGTCATCGGCGTGGTCGACCTGTTCCGCAGCCGTGGCCTGGACTGCTTCGGCCCGACCAAGGGCGCGGCCCAGCTGGAAGGCTCCAAGGCCTTCACCAAGGACTTCCTGGCCCGCCACAAGATCCCTACCGCCGACTACCAGAACTTCACCGAGATCGAGCCGGCCCTGGCCTACCTGCGTGAAAAAGGCGCGCCGATCGTGATCAAGGCCGACGGCCTGGCCGCCGGCAAGGGCGTGATCGTCGCCATGACCCTGCAGGAAGCCGAAGACGCCGTACGCGACATGCTCGCCGGCAACGCCTTCGGTGAAGCCGGTTCGCGTGTGGTCATCGAGGAATTCCTCGACGGCGAGGAAGCCAGCTTCATCGTCATGGTCGACGGCCACAATGTGCTGCCCATGGCCACCAGCCAGGACCACAAACGCGTCGGCGACAAGGACACCGGCCCGAACACCGGCGGCATGGGCGCCTACTCCCCCGCACCCGTGGTCACCGCCGAGGTGCAC
This genomic stretch from Pseudomonas entomophila harbors:
- the dusB gene encoding tRNA dihydrouridine synthase DusB; translated protein: MSAVRIGPYTLQNNLILAPMAGVTDQPFRTLCKRLGAGMVVSEMVTSDMSLWNSRKSSLRRIHEGDAEPRSVQIAGGDAQMMAAAARANVEAGAQIIDINMGCPAKKVCNKAAGSALLRDEALVSEILHAVVGAVEVPVTLKIRTGWDRANKNGLNVAKIAEQAGIQALAVHGRTRADLYTGDAEYDTIAAIKQAVSIPVFANGDITSPEKARAVLDATGADGLLIGRAAQGRPWIFREVEHYLRTGEHLPAPALDEVERILLEHLAALHAFYGDVMGVRIARKHVGWYLATRPGGKEFRSRFNALEDTQAQCANVQAFFSERRQSLGTEDEQGVAA
- the fis gene encoding DNA-binding transcriptional regulator Fis; amino-acid sequence: MTMMTETLVSGTTPVSDNANLKQHLNTPSEEGQTLRDSVEKALHNYFAHLEGATVTDVYNLVLSEVEAPLLECVMNYVKGNQTKASEMLGLNRGTLRKKLKQYDLL
- the purH gene encoding bifunctional phosphoribosylaminoimidazolecarboxamide formyltransferase/IMP cyclohydrolase, with translation MTDQTTRLPIRRALISVSDKTGILEFARELQQLGVEILSTGGTYKLLKDNGVNAVEVADYTGFAEMMDGRVKTLHPKIHGGILGRRGTDDAIMNEHGIKPIDLVAVNLYPFEATISKPDCDLPTAIENIDIGGPTMVRSAAKNHKDVAIVVNASDYAGVVDSLKAGGLTYAQRFDLMLKAFEHTAAYDGMIANYMGTIDQSKQTLSTEDRSEFPRTFNSQFIKAQEMRYGENPHQSAAFYVEAKKGEASISTAIQLQGKELSFNNVADTDAALECVKSFVKPACVIVKHANPCGVAVVPEDEGGIRKAYDLAYATDTESAFGGIIAFNRELDGETAKAIVERQFVEVIIAPKISQAAREVVAAKQNVRLLECGEWPTERAAGWDFKRVNGGLLVQSRDIGMISADDLKIVTKRAPTEQEIHDLVFAWKVAKFVKSNAIVYAKNRQTIGVGAGQMSRVNSARIAAIKAEHAGLQVQGAVMASDAFFPFRDGIDNAAKVGISAVIQPGGSMRDAEVIAAADEAGIAMVFTGMRHFRH
- the purD gene encoding phosphoribosylamine--glycine ligase; translated protein: MKVLIIGSGGREHALAWKVAQDPRVEKVFVAPGNAGTAIEAKCENVAIDVTALEQLADFAEKNVDLTIVGPEAPLVIGVVDLFRSRGLDCFGPTKGAAQLEGSKAFTKDFLARHKIPTADYQNFTEIEPALAYLREKGAPIVIKADGLAAGKGVIVAMTLQEAEDAVRDMLAGNAFGEAGSRVVIEEFLDGEEASFIVMVDGHNVLPMATSQDHKRVGDKDTGPNTGGMGAYSPAPVVTAEVHQRVMDQVIWPTVRGMAEEGNVYTGFLYAGLMIDKAGNPKVIEFNCRFGDPETQPVMLRLESSLVLLVEAAFAKALDKVEAQWDPRPSLGVVLAAGGYPGDYNKGDVISGLDAAAKLEGKVFHAGTSLKDGQVVTHGGRVLCATAMGDTVAQAQQQAYRLAKEVTWNGSFHRTDIGYRAIARERGEHQQ